GAATGGCGTCACGGCTCCTGGAACTGATCGCGGAAGGCGTGCCGCAGAAACGGGTCGCGTAGGTGAGGCGAACCCGGCCGCCCATTTCGGGGACCAGGTTATTCTCGATGCTGAAACGCTGTAGCTGCCACCAGTTCCGCGAATCCGTGCATTTCGCAACGGCATAATGCGTAAAATAGGGTCCAAGCCGGCCACATACTCAGACACTCTACCCACCTTCTTCGGCCGGCTTGGAGGCAACAATGCCCGCTCCCGACTTCCTCTCTGGCGAATCGGCCGACCCCCCCAGTAGTCACTCCGAACCCCCATCTAGACCGGGGGAGCCGCCCGACGGATCTCCCCCACAACCCACCAACACTAACGCGGACCCTCCGGTCCCCGCGCCGGCCCCGTTCCGCGCCGCGTGGCCGTGGGTGCTGTGCGTCATCGGGTTGGACTACCTCAGTACACTCGCGTACCAGCCCTCGATCGCGTTCGGCGCGGCGGGCCGGCTGGCGCCGCTCGTGACGGTGCTGATTGCGCTCGTCACGCTCGGGTTCGCGCTCCCCGTTTACTGCTACATCGCGGGCCGGTCGCCCCACGGCGGCGGGTCCACCGCGCTCCTGGAGCGCGTCGTTCCGGGGTGGTTCGGGAAACTGCTTCTGCTCGTGCTGCTCGCGTTTGGTGCGGTGGACCTCGTGTTCACGCGCACGTTCTCTACCGCGACCGCGGCCGAGCACCTCACGTTCAACCCGCACCCCCAATGGCAGCAGGCGCTCGACGACGCCACGCGCTGGGGCGATACCGCGCGCGCCGGGCTACCCGATTGGGCCAAACGGCGGTCCGACGGGCTGTGGCACCGGCAAACGGTCGTGTCGCTCGTCATTCTTGTTTTGAGCACAGCGACGGGGCTGCTCTTCTTTCGCGGGTACACGCGGAACTTCATCCGGCTCGCCGCACTCACGGTTCTCGTTTACCTCGTGATGACGCTCGTCGTGGTCGGGAGCGGCGTCGCGTATTTGGTGGATCACCCGAAACTGATCGCGTCGTGGTGGGCCGATGTGTGGAGCGGGAACTGGCGCCCGGGTGCTGACGCGCCTTCCCCCGGTGGTTGGGGCGCGCTGCTCGGGGCGTGCATCCCACTAATCCCCGCGCTGTGCCTCGGGCTGAGCGGGTTCGAGCTAACGCTGATGGCGATGCCGCTCGTTCGCGGGCGGAAGGACGACGATCCGCAGAAACCCCGCGGTGTGATCCGCAACACGCGACTCCTTCTCACGCTCGCCGCGGTCACGATGTCCACGTACCTGCTCACGTCCACGCTCGTGACGACGGTGCTGATCCCGCCGGGTGCGCAGGAAGTAAACGGGCAAGCGAAGTACCGCTCGCTCGCGTACCTCGCGCACGGCGGGGCGCTCTCCGACGGCCAATCCGCGATTGCGATGAATCCCGTGTTCGGGTTGGCGTTCGGTACGGTTTACGACGCCGCCACGGTCGCGATCCTCGCGCTCGCGGGGCTGAGCTTCGCGCTCACGCTCGCGTCGTGGATTCCGCCGTACCTGAACCGGCTCGGCATGGAGTTCAGTTGGTCGGTGAAACTCGGCGTGCTGGCGTACCTGTTCCTCGCGCTGAAGTTCGTGCTCATCGCGTACTACGCGACCGACATCGACGCCCACCGCGCCGCGTACCTCACGGCGGTGCTCGCGCTCTTCGCGTTCGCCGCGCTCGCCGCGACCGTGGACGTCTGGCAGCGCCGGACCGCGCGCGGGTGGCGCAAGGTGCTCCGCGTGCCGCCGGTGTTCCTGCTCGCGCTGGCCACGTTCGGCGCGTGTACGATCCTGGTCGCGTGGACGCGGCCCGTCGGTGCGGTGGTCGCGGGCGCGTTTGTTGCCCTGGTGCTGGTGCTGTCCGTTATCAGTCGGGCGTGGCGCAGCACCGAGTTCCGGTTCGAGGCGTTCGAGTTCGCGGACAAGGTGACCGAACACGAGTGGGAGCGCCTGATGGCGGCCGACTTGCCGATCCTGGTTCCGCTCCGACCGGGCAAACACGACCTCCGGGCGCGGGAGATCGAGGTCCGCACGCGGCACCGCATCCCCGGCACGCTGCCGATCATGTTCGTCCTGGCAGAAGTGGCCGACCCGAGCAACTTCAACCAGCACCCGTTGGTGCGGATCGCGCGCGACGAGGGGCGCGTGGTGATCCACATCACGCGCTGTTGCTCGGTGGCACACGCGGTGGCGGCGTGCGCACTCGAACTCGCGAAAACGGGCGGCGTACCGGAGGTCCACTTCGGCTGGTCGGTCGAGAA
The Gemmata palustris DNA segment above includes these coding regions:
- a CDS encoding amino acid transporter yields the protein MPAPDFLSGESADPPSSHSEPPSRPGEPPDGSPPQPTNTNADPPVPAPAPFRAAWPWVLCVIGLDYLSTLAYQPSIAFGAAGRLAPLVTVLIALVTLGFALPVYCYIAGRSPHGGGSTALLERVVPGWFGKLLLLVLLAFGAVDLVFTRTFSTATAAEHLTFNPHPQWQQALDDATRWGDTARAGLPDWAKRRSDGLWHRQTVVSLVILVLSTATGLLFFRGYTRNFIRLAALTVLVYLVMTLVVVGSGVAYLVDHPKLIASWWADVWSGNWRPGADAPSPGGWGALLGACIPLIPALCLGLSGFELTLMAMPLVRGRKDDDPQKPRGVIRNTRLLLTLAAVTMSTYLLTSTLVTTVLIPPGAQEVNGQAKYRSLAYLAHGGALSDGQSAIAMNPVFGLAFGTVYDAATVAILALAGLSFALTLASWIPPYLNRLGMEFSWSVKLGVLAYLFLALKFVLIAYYATDIDAHRAAYLTAVLALFAFAALAATVDVWQRRTARGWRKVLRVPPVFLLALATFGACTILVAWTRPVGAVVAGAFVALVLVLSVISRAWRSTEFRFEAFEFADKVTEHEWERLMAADLPILVPLRPGKHDLRAREIEVRTRHRIPGTLPIMFVLAEVADPSNFNQHPLVRIARDEGRVVIHITRCCSVAHAVAACALELAKTGGVPEVHFGWSVENPVTANLHFVLFGIGNVPWMVYTLIRRADVPDDRKPHVVVA